The following proteins are co-located in the Vicugna pacos chromosome 3, VicPac4, whole genome shotgun sequence genome:
- the LOC140695742 gene encoding uncharacterized protein, which yields MRTASTPRSVPRGALKAPAMSPGEPRGRLGRVLPENPAPLLQRGKVKGDLSFEWARLQRSVVHSVGAAGRRRDGDDVAKGWWCPFHPFPPGAGWASAPPRCWRSPTWLAVECFMFSARISSARGSARKPPSTDSGRVPAGRTPGPPPLPARPAVSPQGRERTTGAPLYQNSFTELEEWRSLLSTESSTSGLASPLEAGSFSHLCAVFSRERSNFNLIKSTESSLLCCPSSQKEDIPQVVKPTAVILKAERRRHFQKSPYAYRKLGS from the exons ATGCGCACAGCCTCCACGCCGCGCAGCGTGCCCCGCGGCGCCTTAAAGGCGCCGGCGATGTCGCCCGGTGAACCCCGGGGTCGGCTTGGCCGG gtgcTGCCAGAAAATCCCGCGCCTTTGCTGCAGCGTGGGAAGGTCAAAGGAGACCTGTCGTTCGAGTGGGCCCGGCTTCAGCGGAGCGTTGTCCACAGTGTCGGCGCGGCTGGGCGACGCCGGGATGGCGACGACGTGGCTAAGGGTTGGTGGTGCCCATTCCACCCATTTCCACCTGGAGCCGGCTGGGCGTCTGCCCCTCCTCGGTGCTGGAGAAGCCCGACGTGGCTAGCGGTGGAGTGCTTCATGTTTTCCGCACGGATTTCCTCAGCGCGGGGCTCTGCGCGGAAGCCGCCCTCCACAGACTCTGGGCGGGTCCCTGCAGGAAGGACACCAGGGCCTCCGCCACTGCCGGCTCGGCCCGCGGTGTCTCCGCAGGGCCGGGAGCGAACAACGGGCGCGCCCCTCTATCAGAACTCGTTCACTGAACTGGAGGAATGGCGCTCTCTGCTCTCCACAGAATCTTCGACTTCCGGTTTGGCTTCGCCCCTTGAAGCTGGGTCCTTTTCCCATCTGTGTGCTGTCTTCAGCCGCGAAAGGAGCAATTTTAATCTGATTAAAAgcactgaatcttccttactttGCTGTCCTTCCAGCCAGAAGGAAGACATACCACAGGTGGTCAAACCCACTGCTGTCATCCTCAAGGCAGAGAGGAGAAGGCATTTCCAAAAAAGCCCTTACGCTTATAGGAAATTGGGATCCTGA